In one Brienomyrus brachyistius isolate T26 chromosome 5, BBRACH_0.4, whole genome shotgun sequence genomic region, the following are encoded:
- the mfsd1l gene encoding major facilitator superfamily domain-containing protein 1: MGKPAEKAFYRFVVLFFNCMLTFGSYFCFDIPSVLQDQFQGNLTCPNATVQNGTAPNGTGACVEGLGMTPQEYNLLYAVYAWTNALVVIMAGFLIDKLGNRFGVFLFSFLTVLGSTIFALGSHFKGTSYLLPLMLTGRLLFGSGNGSLTIVQNRITAFWFKGKELALAFGLTLAFSRLGSVLNFFCTQRFESEYGMQWTLWGGTFLCVLGFLAAITVSALDKVGMRQLGLDGAIQEESRKVRVQDIRKLSLRYWLLVLTIMFFYNGIFPFIADASKFIQDKYSDYSQKEAAYVAGAVYDSSLVLSATVGILIDYVGLRGVFAMGCAVLTLPVFALLAFTFVPPLVSTIWLGVTYSFAAASMWPSIPLVVPQATLGTAMGLATSVQMIGIGLSNLIVGQILGTKSSDAKIPLWRWQRMMVFMLANTICCIMTSVVLNVVDHRQGGTLNKTTKRTAAQEDPSAADRDPLLNEQEGQGVPTSPDSSSSINRS; this comes from the exons ATGGGGAAACCAGCAGAAAAAG CCTTCTACCGCTTCGTAGTGTTGTTCTTCAACTGCATGCTCACCTTCGGCTCATACTTCTGCTTCGACATTCCTAGTGTACTTCAAGATCAGTTTCAAGGG AATCTGACGTGTCCCAATGCAACAGTACAGAATGGGACAGCACCCAATGGGACAGGCGCGTGTGTGGAGGGGTTGGGGATGACCCCTCAGGAGTATAACCTCCTGTATGCAGTCTATGCCTGGAC AAATGCATTGGTGGTCATCATGGCTGGTTTCCTCATAGACAAGTTAGGAAATCGAT TTGGTGTCTTCCTCTTCTCCTTCCTGACTGTCTTGGGATCTACCATTTTCGCACTGGGCTCACATTTCAAGGGCACCAGCTACCTGCTACCCCTCATGCTCACAGGCCGCCTTCTCTTCGGATCCGGCAACGGCTCGCTGACCA TTGTACAGAATCGAATCACGGCCTTCTGGTTCAAAGGAAAGGAGCTGGCTCTGGCTTTTGGTCTAACCCTGGCCTTCTCCCGCTTGGGCTCCGTCCTTAACTTCTTTTGCACCCAGAGGTTTGAGTCGGAATATGGGATGCAGTGGACGCTGTGGGGGG GCACCTTCCTTTGCGTGTTGGGCTTCCTGGCCGCTATCACTGTCAGTGCGCTGGACAAGGTGGGCATGAGGCAGCTCGGCCTGGACGGCGCCATTCAGGAGGAGTCGCGCAAAGTG AGGGTGCAGGACATCCGGAAGCTCTCCCTTCGTTACTGGCTGCTAGTACTCACCATCATGTTTTTTTACAATGGGATCTTCCCCTTCATTGCAGATGCcag CAAGTTCATACAGGACAAATACAGCGACTACAGTCAGAAGGAGGCCGCCTACGTGGCCGGAGCCGTATACGACAGCTCCCTGGTGCTTTCTGCCACAGTGGGCATCCTGATC GACTACGTGGGCTTGCGCGGCGTCTTCGCCATGGGCTGCGCCGTGCTCACGCTGCCCGTCTTTGCACTCCTGGCCTTCACCTTCGTGCCCCCGCTGGTCTCCACCATCTGGCTGGGGGTCACCTATTCCTTTGCTGCC GCGAGCATGTGGCCTTCCATCCCACTGGTTGTCCCGCAGGCCACCTTGGGTACGGCGATGGGCCTTGCAACCTCTGTCCAGATGATCGGCATCGGCCTGTCCAATCTCATCGTGGGCCAAATTTTGGGGACGAAATCCAG TGACGCCAAGATCCCACTATGGCGCTGGCAGAGGATGATGGTATTCATGCTGGCCAACACCATCTGCTGCATCATGACTTCAGTGGTGCTCAACGTCGTGGACCACCGCCAG ggtgggaccttgaataaaacCACGAAGAGGACAGCAGCACAGGAGGACCCCAGTGCTGCAGACAGGGACCCCCTGCTGAATGAGCAGGAGGGCCAGGGTGTGCCAACCAGCCCAGACAGCTCCTCCTCCATTAACAGGAGCTAG
- the LOC125741647 gene encoding C-Jun-amino-terminal kinase-interacting protein 3-like, giving the protein MMELQIEEVVYQDDYGSGSVVSERVSGMANSIYKEFERLIDTYDEEVVKDLMPLVVNLLENLDAALIENQEHEVELELLKEDNEQLLTHYEREKALRKQAEEKFMEFEDALEAEKKELQLQVEVLELQGKQLEHRTKSYADQISRLEERESDMKKEYNALHQRHTEMIQTYVEHIERSKMQPVGATQSESIGRTIPHSQRPMWRKSKAERPPSLNLFPSTEGMVRGCQGGPRMPLGPDVSQVSSHSQPHIASSHKDDASESGQSSVPATPSSLGTKSNTPTSSVPSATVTPLNECFPPMPGFDMSGFVHGNSRTRSTKRLSRNMEVQVTQETCNVSIGMGSSDEWSEIQEISTPELDMCMDPHIYGGGDSTFQGIVNEAFGINTESLYHEIKDAKSDIIGDVDAGAELLGEFSARDDYFGMGKEVENLLAENRLLLETKNALNIVKNDLIAKVDELSSEHDVLREELEAVKQSKLKVDTRVKELEEEMRRLKAEALGADSKDDRGEDYSSPLQDDVPMAQRRRFTRLEMARVLMERNQYKERLMELQEAVRWTEMIRASRENNPQMQEKKKSTLWQFFARLFSASSSPPPPKRPYNSVSIRYKSPSLSGLSHPLCPSSSSSRTEFFPEDGCVLSARREQRREQYRQVREHMRREDGLRQACGWSVPPRFKQLSPNEKEDNRVKNVPVPVYCRPLVEKDPTRKLWCAAGVELTGWKGDRHELTASGVLKATCGGADPLMAEANGEENKSSHMSPEKKKELREADSMGSRVWILTSTHSASSVVIINASRPGSLVDQFNVCNAHILCISSVPAASDRDYPAGEIFLEQSGGDLEKSGGMEDVLAGITLVGCATNCSAVRSSCSSRTDTPVLDKGQGPVAPVLNGKANASQPAEKATEATEVPDAPGVQEAGSQSRPFTEHVFTDPLAPTGSTTAGRETVPPKEAMNGTTHEAEEGGGESRGGTSAAPTMWLGAQNGWLYVHSAVSNWRKCLHSIKLKDSVLSLVHVRGRLLVALADGTLAIFHRSEDGQWDLSNYHLMDLGRPRQSIRCMAVVYDKVWCGYKNKVHVIQPKTMQIEQSFDAHPRKESQVRQLAWIGDGVWVSIRLDSTLRLYHAHTHQHLQDVDIEPYVSKMLGTGKLGFSFVRITALLIAGNRLWVGTGNGVVISIPLTETVVLHRGQLLGLRANKVSPTSSGGVIHVYADSSSEKTSGSFIPYCSMAQAQLCFHGHRDAVKFFVSVPGNVLATLNGSVLDSPTEDPNSTAPPEADDKAIHNALVLSGGEGYIDFRIGDGEDDDTEEGSEEAPQIKPALSKAERSHIIVWQVSYVPE; this is encoded by the exons ATGATGGAGCTCCAGATTGAGGAGGTTGTGTACCAGGATGACTATGGCTCTGGGTCAGTGGTGTCAGAGCGTGTGTCTGGCATGGCCAACAGCATCTACAAGGAGTTTGAGCGGCTCATCGACACCTATGATGAAGAGGTGGTCAAGGATCTGATGCCGCTGGTAGTGAACCTGCTGGAGAACCTGGACGCAGCACTTATAGAGAACCAGGAGCATGAGGTGGAACTGGAACTTCTCAAGGAGGACAACGAGCAGCTGCTTACCCACTATGAGCGGGAGAAGGCTCTGCGGAAGCAAGCCGAGGAG AAATTCATGGAGTTTGAGGATGCCTTGGAGGCGGAAAAGAAGGAGCTCCAGCTGCAGGTGGAGGttctggagctgcaggggaagcaGCTCGAGCACAGGACCAAAAGCTACGCGGACCAGA TATCCCGCCTCGAGGAGCGGGAATCAGACATGAAGAAAGAGTACAACGCTCTTCACCAGAGGCACACAGAG ATGATCCAGACTTACGTGGAACACATCGAAAGGTCCAAGATGCAGCCGGTGGGGGCCACACAGTCAGAGAGTATTGGAAGAAC TATTCCTCatagtcagcggcccatgtggAGAAAAAG CAAGGCTGAACGGCCGCCTTCACTCAACCTGTTCCCAAGCACCGAGGGGATGGTACGTGGGTGTCAGGGGGGGCCTAGGATGCCGCTGGGGCCTGACGTTTCGCAGGTCAGCAGCCACAGCCAGCCCCACATTGCCTCCAGTCACAAG GATGATGCGTCTGAATCGGGCCAGTCCTCTGTGCCTGCCACTCCCAGCAGCCTCGGCACCAAGTCGAACACACCCACCTCCTCTGTACCCTCGGCCACGGTCACGCCACTCAACGAGTGCTTCCCGCCCATGCCGGGCTTTGACATGTCAGGCTTCGTGCACGGCAACAGCAGGACGAGGAGCACCAAGCGCCTAAGCAGAAACATGGAGGTGCAGGTCACTCAGGAAACCTGTAACGTCAGCATCG GTATGGGCAGCAGTGATGAATGGTCTGAAATCCAGGAGATCTCGACTCCTGAGCTTGATATGTGCATGGATCCGCACATTTATGGGGGCGGAGACAG CACCTTCCAGGGCATCGTCAACGAGGCTTTCGGCATCAACACAGAGTCTCTGTACCACGAGATCAAAGACGCCAAGTCTGACATCATAGGGGACGTGGACGCAGGGGCGGAGCTGCTTG GGGAGTTCTCAG CGCGTGATGATTACTTCG GGATGGGAAAGGAGGTGGAGAACCTTCTGGCAGAGAACAGACTACTCCTGGAGACcaa GAACGCCTTAAACATCGTCAAGAATGACCTGATCGCCAAGGTAGACGAGCTCTCCAGTGAACACGATGTCCTAAGGGAGGAACTGGAGGCTGTCAAGCAGTCCAAGCTCAAAGTGGACACCAGGGtcaaggagctggaggaggaaaTGAGGAG GTTAAAAGCTGAGGCACTGGGAGCCGACTCCAAAGACGATAGAGGCGAGGAT TACTCGTCTCCGCTCCAGGACGATGTGCCCATGGCCCAGCGGAGGCGTTTCACCCGGCTGGAGATGGCAAGGGTCCTCATGGAGCGCAACCAGTACAAGGAGAGGCTGATGGAGCTGCAGGAGGCGGTGCGCTGGACCGAGATGATCAG GGCTTCCAGGGAAAACAATCCCCAAATGCAGGAGAAGAAGAAATCCACGCTCTGGCAGTT CTTCGCCCGGCTCTTCAGTGCCTCCTCcagtcccccacccccaaagagGCCCTACAACAGTGTCAGCATCCGCTACAAGTCGCCATCGCTGTCTGGCCTCTCCCACCCACTGTGCCCAAGCTCCAGCTCCAGCCGCACGGAGTTCTTCCCCGAAGA CGGCTGCGTGCTGTCCGCCCGGAGAGAGCAGCGGCGCGAGCAGTACCGCCAGGTCCGCGAGCACATGCGCAGGGAGGACGGGCTCAGGCAGGCCTGCGGCTGGAGTGTGCCACCCCGATTCAAACAG CTGAGTCCCAATGAGAAGGAAGACAACCGTGTGAAGAATGTGCCGGTTCCTGTGTACTGTCGCCCGCTAGTGGAGAAGGACCCCACTAGAAAG CTGTGGTGTGCAGCTGGGGTGGAGCTGACAGGCTGGAAGGGAGATCGGCATGAACTCACAGCCAGCGGGGTGCTGAAGGCCACATGTGGGGGTGCAGACCCCCTGATGGCCGAGGCCAATGGAGAAGAGAACAAGAGCAGCCACATGTCCCCTGAGAAGAAGAAG GAGCTACGCGAGGCCGATTCCATGGGCAGCCGAGTCTGGATACTGACGAGCACGCACTCTGCCAGCAGCGTGGTCATCATCAACGCCAGCCGGCCGGGCTCCCTGGTCGACCAGTTCAACGTCTGCAATGCCCACATACTCTGCATATCCAGCGTGCCAG CTGCCAGCGACAGGGACTACCCAGCGGGAGAGATATTCCTGGAGCAGAGCGGTGGGGACCTGGAGAAGTCAGGGGGAATGGAGGACGTGTTGGCCGGCATCACGTTGGTGGGCTGCGCCACCAACTGCAGCGCGGTGCGGAGCAGCTGCTCGTCACGCACCGACACGCCAGTGCTGGACAAAGGGCAGG GCCCCGTGGCTCCAGTGCTCAATGGCAAGGCGAATGCGTCCCAGCCTGCCGAGAAGGCCACTGAGGCAACGGAGGTGCCGGATGCCCCCGGGGTGCAGGAGGCAGGGAGCCAGTCGAGGCCCTTCACCGAGCATGTCTTCACCGACCCCCTGGCCCCCACTGGCAGCACCACTGCTGGCAG GGAAACAGTACCACCGAAAGAGGCCATGAACGGGACGACCCATGAAGCAGAAGAAGGGGGTGGAGAATCCAGAGGCGGCACCAGTGCCGCCCCCACCATGTGGCTGGGAGCCCAAAATGGCTG GCTCTACGTTCACTCTGCTGTCTCCAACTGGAGGAAATGTCTGCATTCGATAAAACTAAAGGATTCTGTCCTCAGTCTTGT GCACGTGAGGggcaggctgctggtggccctGGCAGATGGGACACTCGCTATCTTCCACAGATCTGAAG ATGGTCAGTGGGACTTGAGCAACTATCACTTGATGGACCTGGGCCGGCCACGCCAGTCCATCCGCTGCATGGCCGTGGTGTACGACAAGGTGTGGTGTGGCTACAAGAACAAGGTGCATGTTATCCAGCCCAAGACCATGCAGATTGAG CAATCGTTTGATGCGCACCCACGCAAGGAGAGTCAGGTTCGCCAGCTGGCTTGGATCGGGGACGGTGTATGGGTGTCCATCCGGCTAGACTCCACGCTACGGCTCTACCACGCCCATACCCACCAGCACCTGCAGGACGTGGACATTGAACCTTACGTCAGCAAGATGCTTG GTACAGGCAAGCTGGGCTTCTCCTTTGTGCGAATCACAGCGCTCCTGATTGCAGGGAACCGTCTGTGGGTGGGAACTGGGAACGGAGTGGTCATCTCTATTCCACTTACAGAGA CTGTAGTCCTTCACCGGGGACAGCTGCTGGGATTAAGGG CTAACAAGGTGTCCCCGACCTCATCCGGTGGCGTGATCCACGTGTATGCCGACAGCAGCTCAGAGAAGACCAGCGGCAGCTTCATCCCCTACTGCTCCATGGCTCAAGCACAGCTCTGTTTCCATGGACACCGTGATGCTGTCAAGTTCTTCGTCTCGGTTCCAG